A segment of the Salminus brasiliensis chromosome 5, fSalBra1.hap2, whole genome shotgun sequence genome:
TGATCAAGAATACTGCATTTCTAATCCTGTAAATCCTGCATTTTGTACCGTTTCTACCTTAAAGCGCTAAACCCCGCTGCAGAAATCCACCCATAGCAGCGGAGAGGAAACtttaaatatgaagaaataaGAAGTTGTTGAGCTCTTCCTCACAGTTGTGTTTTCTTCTTCCAGGTAAGATCATCAGTTCAGGTGAAGCCagagttttacactgtaaatatagTTCAGGCAGTTTAATGAAGACAGACCTGGTAAAGGAAATGAACTGGGTTTATTCAGTAAATGCTGCCTCTTACGCTGAAATCTTTATATACAGCACACAGGCTTGTTGCTGGCGCTGTGCCCAGGTTTCTTGTACCAGTTCAGGTAATATTAGGCATCCTAAGAGGCTGAGATGTagctttaaactatggtacagctgTGTACCCTTTCCAAAAGGTACCAACATGTGCTGTTAGGTTGTAGCACTCCAGTAACAGGCCAGTTTGGAGCCTACAGTGACTAAAGTGTTCAGAAATCTCCACACAGATGTTCATAATGTCTTTCCATGCTGTtttatttagtagtaaacaTCCACAGCTTTAGCATTCATTCAGAGAGCATCAGAAACAGAGCTCCATATTAACAGAGCAATGTTTATGAAGGTGAGATTAAAGAGTTAAAAACACAACCTGAACTCAGTACCATTACAAAGGTGACATTAACAGCTACAAAACAATGAGACCAAAGCAAAAAGGTGAAAATGACACCAGTGTTTAAAAGTGgatttcatcctgacatggcaaagTTTATGGTGAACTCAAACAAGGGGGGAAATCCACCTTAAAAGGTAAGACTTCCACTCAAGAGAAGATCAGCCTAATGAAACACACCTTTACATTACGCACTATTACAAAGACATCAGAGGAGTATTTACCATCATTTACTGTAATAGCAGACACACACTGATGCAGCTTCTCTTGAAACGCTCCGTCTCTGGCAGCATCACTGATTCTCAGAGTCTTTTGTACGTCTGCTggtagagatgaaaatggtgagCTTCTACTTCTGCTGAGCATTTCTTCAaaatcacctaggagtcctttagaggagcACTCCCAGCACTGCTCAGCTAAAGAGGCCACAAATATTTACCGTCAAAGGATGGAGGACATCAGTCTCATCTCTCAACTCTGAGATACTGTGAACGTCTAATaatttgatggctctgctgttttaaATTCATACTTTGTTCATTCCTTCATTCATGTATTTGTTTGTTCGAATACTGTTGAATGTCTTTCAGCTCCAGGACGAGTTTCACAGAATCACAACAGAGCACCTTGAATCAGAGTTCATGTCCAAGCTGAATGAATTTACTCCAAagcttcttgctctcttcagtTCTAAGGGTGGAGCTCTAGGGTTGGAGTTACAAGCTCTCCTCCTCAAAGTATCCTTCATTTACTTCTTAGTTTGTTCAAATCTTATTACAGGGATTTAATGACCGAACTGCAGGAATATCATTTGCTTATTAGTTAACTCTTCAAcagttattttattactttgacATTTTCTCAACAAAATGTGTATGACATAAATAGTTCATACAAAACTTAGTTGCTGACCGGTTAATGTTGGGCATCTGGTAGCTTGTCAgagtttattaaaatgtttagaaTCTGTATTTAGGTAATTTGTGTATACATATTCCTTCTGTGTGAGGGACACCAGCCAAATGGGTGTGTATGTAGCTCCTTTGAGGAAGAAGCTGAAAGAAagttaataatattattgatcATGAACCACATCAGGGATCCTTGatagacttttttattttacagttttattattgtgtgtttgatttttactgtaaaataacaaTGGCATGTGATGATGAAGAATAAGGATTATCATTTCAGGCTCCCACCCATCCTTGCATTAACATGACCAGTTGTCATTTAGTGCTTGATTTTGGACCTCGGGGAATCGACAGATCAGCTCTTAAAAGAGTAAGAGGTGAGTTGATGTTCATGTAAAAAGGGAAAATAGTCATGTCTCTCTTTTCTTAGCTCATCTTGTATGTCTTGGGAAGGTcagcaccaatcagccataacatcaaaTTCTTGTTTCTACagtgtccattttatcagctccacgtACTGTATAGGAGCACTGAGTAGTTGTagagttacagactgtagtacaTCTGTTCCTCTGTCTACTTTATTACCCTGTTCTTCattggtcaggaccccacaggaccaccacagagcactgGTGTTATGCGGAGGGTGGATcattgcagtgacactgacaagGTGAATGTGTGTAGTGCTGGTACGTGTGGATCAGACGGCCGTGCTGCTGGAGTTGTTAAAGACTGTCCACtctctgtccactctattagaaacccctactggTGTTGCTTCTCCACCTTGTAGGTGTAAAGTCAGAGCTGATCGCTCATCTGCTGCTACACAGTTTGTGTTCTTCTGGTCTTTCATCAGTGTCCACAGGACGCCTGATCCACTCAGGTCAGACACAGCACACAAACACCATGAGAGTGTCACTGAAGTGTTGACGGTGATCCACCTGCTCTGTGGGGGTCCTGAcctttgaagaacagggtgagaaagtttacagagaaacagatagacTGTAGTACGTaagtgtagaactacaaagtgctcctatatattCATGATGAAATGGACACATGGTTAGATACAACTAGATATTTCTAGCCATTTTTCCAAGCTAATGAGTTTTCTTTCTGTGTGTAATCACTGTCCTGTGTTTTACATGAATTGACCAACTGGCAGATTTCATTGTCCTTCAGCTAACCCAAGAAATGCATTACTAAAAGAGGCAGCTATGACTGAGCCCTTTATGTTGGAATTACTTTGTAAATTACTCTTAAACCAAACAGATATAAAATTGTAATTGACATACGTGCCATTATTAAGACTCCAAACTCAGAAATGAGCAACTTTAGGCCCGGGGAGGTTTATTGgattaaacagtttattttctTGTTGCTGTACGCAATATTCTTGCTGTTTCAtgatgctgatggaaatctACAAAATCAAGACGGGAACATCAGGGTACTGACGAGGGGGATGCTGCTTCGAGATGAGAGTCACATGACTGAAGCTGGCTATCAGACCCTGTATGAGAGCGGTATGGACTTtggagtgaggaagagaagtCAGACACAGACaagagggtaaaaactgtttcTCCATCCCTTCTCAATGGTCTCTTCTACTTTCCTCTTATTCTTAGTAGCTTATTGTGAgacactgttctgttctgttattGTGAGACCCTGTAGGCCGACGGATTTAAAGGGTCTATGTTTGTGCTGTGGTCTAAGAAAATAGTCGTAATAACCATGGAGTTTGATACTCCCAAAAAGATAAAACTGACTCTGGCTAAAAGACGATTGCTCTTGAAAGACGCTGACACGATTCATGCATGGCGTTTGTCTAACAGTGATTATTTCGGGTTTTATTATCATGAAGAAAATGACAGTGTCGTCTTGTACAGTGGGCCGACATCGAGTTTCGCGGATGCCTCTGAACTTTTTACCTTGCAACGCGATGAATGGCATACTTTCAAGACATTTTGGTTGTATGTATACTTCTATTACATTTAGAAATTCAAATTTCAAAGAAgaatgatgaagaagaaaagaTATTTATAGCTTAGGAATCGTATGAACAATGTGAAAGCGGCACCTTAGTGAGACACATTATGCTGATTTTTCTTCCAGTTGTCCcccatctctgtgtgtatataatatagagTCATactatgtattgactttatttgtccAGCCTAAACTACAGACACCTGAGTGGCCAATGATCCTGTGAATAATCGTTACAAAATCGTTAATAAAAGTTCATTCAccaacaaagataaaaaaaacagcaagaaaggTAAAACCAAAAGATAATGCTGCCATCCAGTGCCAGCAATGCTCAGTTTACAATCCACAACAGTGGTCAACAAAGCTCCTGAATATCCATCTTCCTACAGAGCCACAGGGCTCAGTGGTAGGGTAGATgaagctgatgttaattatgagagaACTGCAGTGTGGGCCTATGTACAGGGTTTAAGTAGTAGGTCGATGTAGCAGGTAAGATGATATGTCTTTGGTTCACAGTCCTATATTTGAACTTAAATTGACATTTTCTTCAAGTTTTATGTGCTTTGATTAGAAGtatttaaaaacagcagcagtacaAATTGATATGAGCCAGTATGACTAGAGTAGCTTAGTCTTTTTTGGTGGATTGGTAGATTAAGCATGGGTAGATcagcatgtgtttatttaaccAGTATCATTGTCTTTAAGTTTATAAATGATCTTTTGAGACATTACACCAATAGAGCACATTCATTTCTCaccatgaacttgtggaatggCTTCATCAtgaatacagtgtctttatgcAATGCCAAATGTATGGGTGTAACTAGACGTTAGCATGGTGATACACGTAAATGACAAGAGCTGCAACGTTTCAGAGTTTATTTTCTTGATGAAACAAGCCAAGCCTTTCTGACTGCTTACCTCCTTTGATCTGATGGAGGCCTCACCCtagcatctacactcactcctacatctCACCCtagcatctacactcactcctacacctcacgctagcttctacactcacttctacacctcacactagcttctacacctcAAACTAACTTCTACAcccactcctacacctcacctatacttctacactcacttctacacctcacccaagcttctacactcactcctacaccatACCCTAGctcctacactcactcctacacctcacactagcttcgaTACTCACTtatacactactacctacacctcacactagcttctataCTCACTtatacactactacctacacctcacactagcttctacacttcatactgaattctacactcactcctacatctcacactaacttctacactcactcctacacctcgccctaacttctacacttcacactcactactacacctcacactagcttctacactcactactaCACCTCACTCTAGGTTCTACACTCACTACTACACCCTACACTACCTTTTACACTTgcttctacacctcacactcacttctacactaatccctacacctcacactagcttgtTCACTCAGTGGGTCACAGACTGTGCCACATTTGTGTTATTTGTGTTATATTGTGATCTGTCTCAGCAGACCACCACAGAATTTTCTTCCCACAGCCTGAAACACAAACCAAACAATATGCATTAGATACAGATGTACTCCTTAAGATTTGCAATGCTGAGATTATTTCATGTTAATTGATATTTCTAGAAAGTCAGGAGCATGTACTAATATCACACTATCGGCTCCTCTCTATCaccaaaatacatattttatctTGTACTGCTTCTTCTCTTAGCATTAACTTCCTTTTCTCCCTGGCTAACCTGATCCTAGGCTGACTCGTTGCATTGGAACCAACTGTGCTGCAAGATCTGCTGAAAAGTAGGCCTCCTGGATGGTTTGTACTGCAGGCACCAGCTAATCAGATTGCAGCATTCTGTGTAGAGTGATGGGATTGGATGAGAGAAAGATGCTTCAGCATGACAtttatcttttcttttcttttaatgatCTCTACATTTCAAAAAGACTACCATGCTATATACACAGATCTGAACTTCTCCATTTGGGGACACCTGGTATGTACTGCGATCCTTCAGCTTTAGTTCTGCATATTCTCCCAACTACAGATCTAGTTTCTGATTTCTGTCTCTTCCATTTAGATATGTGTctgttttcttcttgtttacCAAGATGCTCCCATTTATCTTACCACTGGATAGGCCGTCCTCAAAGCACAGAAGCCCCTCAAGGATATCCTGGCTGTTTCTAAAAGGCAGGAATCCACACACCATCCTGAACAGAAGGACTCCTAACGACCACACTGTTGCAGGCCTGGCATGGTACCTCCGCTTTAGGAGGAATTCTGGAGGCCAGTATTCCAAGGTGCCTGAGAACATAACAGAGGAAGAGAAATAAGGAGAGCTGAGCACAGATCTTCATTTCTATCTTCATTTAACAGCTCAAGTGGCTATGGGACATCAGGCTCCTCTGAGGATCCTCATTTTGTAAGCAATGTGTGAATTTTGTAGTGATTTCAGTGCCCTAAACTCAAATGTACCTGCATAATCAGTATGTCCAGCCTTCCTGACCCAGTCACCACAGCCAAAATCAATGAGCTTTAGCTCCGAGGTGTCCGTGTTGATGAGGAAGTTCTCTGTTTTGATGTCCCGGTGCAGGACACCTCGCTTGTGGCATTTTTTTGCCGCCCCAACTGCCTGGACCATTACGTTTCTGGCCATGTCTTCAGTGATGGAACCTCCGAAGTTGTCAATGAAGGCATCCAAGTCCATGCAGGGGTGAGGACGCTCAAGGATTAGAATATAGCGCTCAGGCTCATCAAACCAGTCGATGAGCTTTATAATATTGCTAACGGGTGGCTCACTCATCGTCTGCATGAGAGCCACTTCAGCAGGCACGGACTTGGAGTCATCAGGCTGCAGGAAAACATTGTGAGATCAGATAATAAGAACTGATCATGTGAAATCCAGTTCTGTGTTACTACTAGTATGCTTTATGGACAGGTTTTGAAGGTAAAACTGGGTTCTAGGTACACTTACACTTTGGACGTATAgatcaccttcctgttttgGGACAAATTTAATGGCCACCTGCACACAAGGATAATACAAGGTATTAGGATTATGGGGACTGAAAAGACAATAGAGGAGATAATGAAGTAATGGAGAGACTGAGGTAACAACCTGTAGGAGATCGGAGAGACGCGTTCCCGCGAAGACTGTTCCAAAGCCTCCTTCGCCCAGTTTCtttccaaaaatatataaatcatcAAAGGTATCTGTGGAAAATAGTGGTGAACATGAGTATTAACTCTCTTTAGATCATTTATCATGAGTTTATCTATTAACATCACCTGCTATGCAGGGGGCAGTGGAATTTACATCATGTAAACTTGGATAATTAAAGGTTCCCTTATATACATAAGACCTTCTTCAGGTCTGACCAATGAACTGACCTGGCTTGGTGGTCTTCGTCTGTCCATGAGTTGTATCCTTGGGACGGTTTACGGTCcctttcctcttcttcctggTAGAGGCTTCAGTATCAGGAACTGGACTCGTTCCTACCAGAACACTGCGGCTGGATTCCACCtctgtccttttcctttttcttcca
Coding sequences within it:
- the LOC140556600 gene encoding serine/threonine-protein kinase pim-1-like; this encodes MAPGNDNLLAGSGSEGNVPLHGLVEEAEPVVPQPTVMQESRSPSGGFRSFDGKDPSQDGGGRKRKRTEVESSRSVLVGTSPVPDTEASTRKKRKGTVNRPKDTTHGQTKTTKPVSTDTFDDLYIFGKKLGEGGFGTVFAGTRLSDLLQVAIKFVPKQEGDLYVQSPDDSKSVPAEVALMQTMSEPPVSNIIKLIDWFDEPERYILILERPHPCMDLDAFIDNFGGSITEDMARNVMVQAVGAAKKCHKRGVLHRDIKTENFLINTDTSELKLIDFGCGDWVRKAGHTDYAGTLEYWPPEFLLKRRYHARPATVWSLGVLLFRMVCGFLPFRNSQDILEGLLCFEDGLSSECCNLISWCLQYKPSRRPTFQQILQHSWFQCNESA